One part of the Phragmites australis chromosome 3, lpPhrAust1.1, whole genome shotgun sequence genome encodes these proteins:
- the LOC133911256 gene encoding peroxidase 50-like, translated as MVRPTTPRTVSLIVLAVAVAFFARLCAADLKLNYYASTCPNVETIVRGVVQQKKDATIRTTGSTIRLFFHDCFVEGCDGSVLIKSTPGNPAERDASDNLSLAFEGFETVLSAKAAVEAACPGQVSCADILALAARDAIADSGGPFYQVELGRLDGLVSNASSVPGQLPEANQTIDQLLEVFKAHGLNMSDMVALSAAHSVGLAHCSKFAYRLYSYQPGQPTDPTLNPNYAAFLRSKCPDGGPDWMVLIDQATPAQFDNQYYRNLQDGGGLLGSDALLYTDNRTRPMVDSWANSTEAFSKAFVNAVVKLGRVGVKSGAQGNIRKQCDVFN; from the exons ATGGTTAGGCCGACGACGCCGAGAACGGTGTCATTGAtcgtcctcgccgtcgccgtcgccttctTTGCGCGGCTCTGCGCGGCCGACCTGAAGCTGAACTACTACGCTAGCACCTGCCCCAACGTCGAGACCATCGTGCGCGGCGTGGTACAGCAGAAGAAGGATGCCACGATCCGGACCACCGGCTCCACCATCCGCCTcttcttccacgactgcttcgtcgAG GGGTGCGACGGGTCGGTGCTGATCAAATCGACGCCGGGCAACCCGGCCGAGAGGGACGCCTCCGACAACCTGTCCTTGGCCTTCGAAGGCTTCGAAACGGTGCTGAGCGCCAAGGCCGCCGTCGAGGCCGCATGCCCCGGCCAggtctcctgcgccgacatcCTCGCACTCGCCGCTCGAGACGCCATCGCTGAT AGTGGCGGACCCTTCTACCAGGTGGAGCTGGGCAGGCTGGACGGACTCGTCTCCAACGCCAGCAGCGTGCCAGGCCAGCTGCCCGAGGCGAACCAGACCATTGACCAgctgctcgaagtcttcaaggCACACGGGCTCAACATGTCCGACATGGTCGCGCTCTCAG CGGCGCACAGCGTGGGGCTGGCGCACTGCAGCAAGTTCGCGTACCGGCTGTACAGCTACCAGCCGGGGCAGCCGACGGACCCGACGCTGAACCCCAACTACGCGGCGTTCCTGCGGAGCAAGTGCCCCGACGGCGGGCCGGACTGGATGGTGCTCATAGACCAGGCCACGCCGGCGCAGTTCGACAACCAGTACTACCGCAACCTGCAGGACGGCGGCGGCCTGCTCGGCTCCGACGCGCTGCTCTACACCGACAACCGGACGCGCCCCATGGTCGACTCGTGGGCAAACAGCACCGAGGCGTTCAGCAAGGCCTTCGTCAACGCCGTCGTCAAGCTCGGCCGCGTCGGGGTCAAGTCCGGCGCGCAGGGCAACATCCGCAAGCAGTGCGACGTGTTCAACTGA
- the LOC133913373 gene encoding peroxidase 51-like codes for MGAGIRILAALLALASAAGVVTRCAAQLRQDYYAAVCPDVESIVRDAVSKKVQETPVAVGATLRLFFHDCFVEGCDASVILVSTGNNTAEKDHPTNLSLAGDGFDTVIKAKAAIDAVPQCTNQVSCADILAMATRDVIALAGGPSYAVELGRLDGLSSTSTSVDGKLPPPSFNLDQLTSLFAANNLSQTDMIALSAAHTVGFAHCSTFSSRIQPAAVDPTMDPTYATDLLAACPAGVDPNVALENDPITPHVFDIQYFVNLVNGRGLFTSDQVLYSDTRSQPNVIAWSQNATDFEQAFVAAMTNLGRVGVKTDPSQGNIRRDCAFLS; via the exons ATGGGCGCCGGGATCAGGATCCTGGCGGCGCTCCTGGCGCTCGCGTCCGCCGCCGGCGTCGTGACGCGGTGCGCGGCGCAGCTCCGGCAGGACTACTACGCCGCGGTGTGCCCCGACGTGGAGAGCATCGTGCGCGACGCCGTGTCCAAGAAGGTCCAGGAGACGCCCGTCGCCGTCGGCGCCACGCTCCGCCTCTTCTTCCACGACTGTTTCGTCGAG GGATGTGACGCGTCGGTGATCTTGGTGTCGACGGGGAACAACACGGCGGAGAAGGACCACCCGACCAACCTCTCCCTGGCCGGCGACGGCTTCGACACAGTCATCAAGGCGAAGGCGGCCATCGACGCGGTGCCGCAGTGCACGAACCAGGTGTCGTGCGCGGACATCCTCGCCATGGCCACCCGAGACGTCATTGCCCTG GCTGGCGGGCCGTCGTACGCCGTGGAGCTCGGGAGGCTGGACGGGCTGAGCTCGACGTCGACCAGCGTCGACGGgaagctgccgccgccgtcgttcAACCTGGACCAGCTGACGTCGCTTTTCGCCGCGAACAACCTGTCACAGACAGACATGATTGCTCTATCTG CGGCGCACACGGTGGGGTTCGCGCACTGCAGCACGTTCTCGTCGCGGATCCAGCCGGCGGCGGTGGACCCGACGATGGACCCGACGTACGCGACGGACCTGCTGGCGGCGTGCCCCGCCGGCGTGGACCCAAACGTCGCGTTGGAGAACGACCCGATCACCCCTCACGTCTTCGACATCCAGTACTTCGTCAACCTGGTGAACGGGCGCGGCCTCTTCACCTCCGACCAGGTGCTCTACTCCGACACCCGCTCGCAACCCAACGTCATCGCGTGGTCGCAGAACGCCACCGACTTCGAGCAGGCGTTCGTCGCCGCCATGACCAACCTCGGCCGCGTGGGCGTCAAGACCGACCCGTCGCAGGGGAACATACGCCGCGACTGCGCGTTCCTCAGCTGA